The following coding sequences are from one Rutidosis leptorrhynchoides isolate AG116_Rl617_1_P2 chromosome 11, CSIRO_AGI_Rlap_v1, whole genome shotgun sequence window:
- the LOC139877363 gene encoding protein SODIUM POTASSIUM ROOT DEFECTIVE 1-like: MLDSIVLENPSSSTPYGSGGGRAIDRHNPIIINERRLDQSRIFPTNSPIIITSTTTSSDQHHHLHRHHLPELESEDSDPKRKSVAFSDDDNEPIKEVDFNPFISPASSSRCLLSDKSNFNYSSEFHLNPPPPSSHQRSNQPTPRPPQYERLRFLDGDHGSPSSSPPKIPSILTQNKPKPMLCCNPMPSNEKHDNPPSSATPKSPSPSPPPPSPPSSDQVVVLEVSLHCRGCERKMKKHISKIEGVKSFKIEFMAKKVTVVGDVTPLSVLTSVLKVKNAKLLTPATISSLSSSQASFNSFQQQA; the protein is encoded by the exons ATGCTTGATTctattgttcttgaaaacccatcaTCTTCCACCCCATATGGCAGTGGTGGCGGTAGAGCAATCGACCGCCATAACCCAATTATTATAAATGAAAGAAGACTTGATCAAAGCCGTATATTTCCTACTAATTCTCCTATCATCATAACCTCAACCACCACGAGTTCCGACCAACACCACCACCTCCACCGCCACCACCTCCCTGAGCTAGAGTCTGAAGACAGTGATCCGAAGAGAAAGAGTGTCGCGTTTTCTGACGATGATAATGAACCTATTAAGGAAGTTGATTTTAATCCTTTTATTAGCCCAGCAAGTTCTTCAAGATGCTTGTTGAGTGATAAATCAAACTTCAATTACTCATCCGAGTTCCACCTTaatccaccaccaccatcatcacatCAACGTAGTAATCAACCAACACCACGACCGCCACAATATGAGCGTCTAAGGTTTCTTGATGGTGATCATGGTTCGCCATCCTCTTCTCCTCCTAAAATACCATCAATATTGACACAAAATAAACCTAAACCTATGTTGTGTTGTAATCCGATGCCTTCCAATGAGAAACATGACAACCCACCGTCGTCTGCCACCCCAAAGTCAccgtcaccatcaccaccaccaccgtcACCTCCCTCTTCCGACCAGGTTGTTGTCTTGGAAGTGTCACTGCACTGTAGAGGCTGTGAAAGGAAAATGAAAAAACATATCTCCAAAATTGAAG GAGTAAAATCATTCAAAATAGAATTTATGGCGAAGAAGGTGACCGTGGTCGGAGATGTAACACCGTTGTCTGTACTTACCAGCGTCTTAAAGGTAAAAAACGCCAAGTTATTAACTCCGGCCACAATATCGTCATTGTCATCTTCTCAGGCCAGTTTCAACAGTTTCCAACAGCAGGCCTAG
- the LOC139877729 gene encoding phosphatidate phosphatase PAH1-like isoform X2 yields MISRVGSYLSQSVYSVATPFHPFGGAVDIIVVQQQDGSFRTTPWYVRFGKFQGVLKGAEKIVKIEVNGVEADFHMYLDNSGEAYFVKEVSPEKDNNNNNNVNVNDSESLLDSKEDNLSPEKNINVEVKFRDDHEESTESDSEKRFYEFQDEQSPSLDGSIDLYDNVEGDTESHNSEVVLFSIDGQILSAPITSTEENTENVQLSTPQFHLGPVETPEFGNDLEFSNESTWAHYLSDFNRAKDNGSDNKVNLERELSIKSVVEDGPSFVTKEDVFKSCLALNDLGKQEKIDDRDVDVEKVGSLNPEVEIGGVEKVDSSNLEVNNDEGVENVESSNLEVKGDAGVENVESSNLAVKGDEGVKKVESSNLEVKSDEVVENVESTNLEVKGDEGVEKAESLNLGAKIENVESLNLEVRTKSTGLSSLDIERKLSDVEIIKDQDHEVSEWVENSSNGLDTRDESVIEMPQQYSDDNRHFDGPSRRGIELSLCGNLLRPGMGLSTAADTFNAHRIHEEEFRNAAASIIKNDSLIVKIEDKYFTFEKVAHIVLGKIAYGLDLPVESCDAIPVELSGARDDSGLPSTPSRRWRLWPIPFRRVKTLDHNSSNLSGEDIFLDSESVFDSPQPVETTPTPTHSPKKQFVRTNAPTTEQIASLNLKDGQNMVSFIFSTRVLGVQKVDAHIYLWKWNARIVISDVDGTITKSDVLGQFMPLVGKDWTQSGVARLFSAIKENGYQLLFLSARAIVQAYLTRSFLLNLKQDGKALPNGPVVISPDGLFPSLFREVIRRAPHEFKIACLEDIKALFPADYNPFYAGFGNRDTDELSYRKIGIPKGKIFIINPKGEVAISHRMDMKGKSYTSLHTLVNDMFPPTSMIEQEDFNSWNYWRVPLPDVEL; encoded by the exons ATGATAAGTCGAGTAGGAAGTTATCTTTCTCAAAGTGTATATTCTGTTGCAACCCCGTTTCATCCGTTTGGTGGGGCCGTTGATATAATTGTAGTTCAACAACAAGATGGATCTTTTAGAACCACACCATGGTACGTAAGATTCGGGAAATTTCAAGGTGTTCTTAAAGGTGCCGAAAAAATTGTAAAAATTGAAGTTAATGGGGTCGAAGCCGATTTCCATATGTATCTTGATAATTCGGGCGAAGCTTATTTTGTCAAAGAAGTTTCACCCGAaaaagataacaataacaataataacgtaAATGTAAATGATTCCGAGAGTTTATTAGATTCAAAAGAAGACAATTTATCGCCTGAAAAAAACATTAACGTCGAGGTTAAGTTTCGTGATGACCATGAAGAAAGTACGGAATCCGATAGTGAAAAGAGATTTTATGAATTTCAAGATGAACAATCACCTTCGCTTGATGGGTCGATCGATTTGTATGATAATGTTGAAGGTGATACCGAATCGCATAATTCGGAAGTTGTTTTATTTAGTATCGATGGTCAAATTTTGTCGGCACCGATAACGTCGACGGAGGAAAATACGGAAAATGTTCAATTGAGTACGCCTCAGTTTCATTTGGGCCCTGTTGAAACCCCGGAATTTGGGAATGATTTGGAGTTTAGTAATGAATCTACTTGGGCTCATTATTTAAGTGATTTTAACCGAGCGAAAGATAATGGTAGTGATAATAAAGTGAACTTAGAACGAGAGTTATCGATAAAAAGTGTGGTTGAAGATGGACCGAGTTTTGTTACAAAAGAGGATGTTTTTAAGAGCTGTTTGGCACTAAATGATTTGGGAAAACAAGAGAAGATCGATGATCGTGATGTAGATGTCGAAAAAGTTGGATCTTTGAATCCAGAAGTTGAAATTGGAGGGGTTGAAAAGGTAGATTCTTCTAATTTGGAggttaataatgatgaaggggttgAAAATGTTGAATCTTCTAATTTGGAGGTTAAAGGTGATGCAGGGGTTGAAAATGTTGAATCTTCAAATTTGGCGGTTAAAGGTGATGAAGGGGTTAAAAAAGTTGAATCTTCAAATTTGGAG GTTAAAAGTGATGAAGTGGTTGAAAATGTTGAATCTACAAATTTGGAGGTTAAAGGTGATGAAGGGGTGGAAAAGGCGGAATCTTTAAACTTGGGGGCTAAAATTGAAAATGTAGAATCTTTGAATTTAGAGGTTAGAACCAAATCTACAGGGTTGAGTTCACTGGATATTGAACGTAAACTATCTGATGTGGAAATTATTAAAGATCAAGATCATGAAGTATCTGAATGGGTCGAAAATAGTTCAAATGGGCTTGATACTAGAGACGAGAGTGTAATTGAGATGCCGCAACAATATTCTGATGATAATCGACATTTTGATGGGCCAAGTCGCAGAG GCATCGAGTTATCTCTTTGTGGGAACTTACTTCGACCCGGTATGGGATTGAGTACAGCAGCCGACACTTTCAACGCGCACCGCATACACGAAGAAGAATTTCGAAACGCTGCGGCATCAATTATAAAAAACGACAGCTTAATAGTCAAAATCGAAGATAAATACTTCACGTTTGAAAAAGTTGCTCATATCGTTCTTGGAAAGATTGCATACGGTTTAGATTTGCCCGTTGAATCTTGTGATGCGATACCTGTGGAATTGAGTGGGGCCCGTGATGATAGTGGGCTTCCTTCGACCCCATCGCGTAGGTGGCGATTATGGCCCATTCCTTTTAGACGGGTCAAAACGCTTGACCATAATTCAAGTAACCTTTCGGGTGAAGATATTTTTCTTGATTCCGAATCGGTGTTTGACTCACCGCAACCGGTTGAAACAACGCCAACGCCTACTCATTCTCCGAAGAAACAATTTGTTAGAACAAATGCTCCCACTACCGAGCAAATAGCGTCGTTGAATTTAAAAGATGGACAAAATATGGTGTCGTTTATTTTCTCTACTAGAGTTTTGGGAGTTCAAAAG GTGGATGCTCATATTTACTTGTGGAAATGGAATGCAAGAATTGTGATTTCGGATGTTGATGGGACTATCACAAA GTCTGATGTTCTTGGTCAATTCATGCCGTTAGTTGGGAAAGATTGGACTCAATCTGGGGTAGCTAGACTCTTCTCTGCGATAAAG GAAAACGGATATCAATTATTGTTTTTAAGCGCTCGTGCAATTGTTCAAGCATATCTGACTAGAAGTTTTCTCCTTAATCTCAAGCAG GATGGGAAAGCTTTACCGAATGGTCCGGTTGTTATTTCGCCCGATGGCTTATTTCCTTCGTTGTTCCGAGAAG TTATCAGAAGAGCTCCTCATGAGTTCAAGATTGCATGTTTAGAA GACATTAAAGCTCTTTTTCCAGCTGATTACAATCCGTTTTATGCGGGTTTTGGTAACAGAGACACGGATGAACTTAGCTACAGAAAAATAGGGATTCCTAAAggaaaaatctttattattaatcCTAAG GGTGAGGTAGCCATTAGTCATCGTATGGACATGAAGGGAAAGTCTTACACATCTTTGCACACATTAGTCAACGACATGTTTCCCCCTACATCAATGATTGAGCAG GAAGATTTTAACTCGTGGAATTATTGGAGAGTACCGTTGCCGGATGTTGAATTGTAA
- the LOC139877729 gene encoding phosphatidate phosphatase PAH1-like isoform X1, whose amino-acid sequence MISRVGSYLSQSVYSVATPFHPFGGAVDIIVVQQQDGSFRTTPWYVRFGKFQGVLKGAEKIVKIEVNGVEADFHMYLDNSGEAYFVKEVSPEKDNNNNNNVNVNDSESLLDSKEDNLSPEKNINVEVKFRDDHEESTESDSEKRFYEFQDEQSPSLDGSIDLYDNVEGDTESHNSEVVLFSIDGQILSAPITSTEENTENVQLSTPQFHLGPVETPEFGNDLEFSNESTWAHYLSDFNRAKDNGSDNKVNLERELSIKSVVEDGPSFVTKEDVFKSCLALNDLGKQEKIDDRDVDVEKVGSLNPEVEIGGVEKVDSSNLEVNNDEGVENVESSNLEVKGDAGVENVESSNLAVKGDEGVKKVESSNLEVKGDEGVKNDVSLNLEVKSDEVVENVESTNLEVKGDEGVEKAESLNLGAKIENVESLNLEVRTKSTGLSSLDIERKLSDVEIIKDQDHEVSEWVENSSNGLDTRDESVIEMPQQYSDDNRHFDGPSRRGIELSLCGNLLRPGMGLSTAADTFNAHRIHEEEFRNAAASIIKNDSLIVKIEDKYFTFEKVAHIVLGKIAYGLDLPVESCDAIPVELSGARDDSGLPSTPSRRWRLWPIPFRRVKTLDHNSSNLSGEDIFLDSESVFDSPQPVETTPTPTHSPKKQFVRTNAPTTEQIASLNLKDGQNMVSFIFSTRVLGVQKVDAHIYLWKWNARIVISDVDGTITKSDVLGQFMPLVGKDWTQSGVARLFSAIKENGYQLLFLSARAIVQAYLTRSFLLNLKQDGKALPNGPVVISPDGLFPSLFREVIRRAPHEFKIACLEDIKALFPADYNPFYAGFGNRDTDELSYRKIGIPKGKIFIINPKGEVAISHRMDMKGKSYTSLHTLVNDMFPPTSMIEQEDFNSWNYWRVPLPDVEL is encoded by the exons ATGATAAGTCGAGTAGGAAGTTATCTTTCTCAAAGTGTATATTCTGTTGCAACCCCGTTTCATCCGTTTGGTGGGGCCGTTGATATAATTGTAGTTCAACAACAAGATGGATCTTTTAGAACCACACCATGGTACGTAAGATTCGGGAAATTTCAAGGTGTTCTTAAAGGTGCCGAAAAAATTGTAAAAATTGAAGTTAATGGGGTCGAAGCCGATTTCCATATGTATCTTGATAATTCGGGCGAAGCTTATTTTGTCAAAGAAGTTTCACCCGAaaaagataacaataacaataataacgtaAATGTAAATGATTCCGAGAGTTTATTAGATTCAAAAGAAGACAATTTATCGCCTGAAAAAAACATTAACGTCGAGGTTAAGTTTCGTGATGACCATGAAGAAAGTACGGAATCCGATAGTGAAAAGAGATTTTATGAATTTCAAGATGAACAATCACCTTCGCTTGATGGGTCGATCGATTTGTATGATAATGTTGAAGGTGATACCGAATCGCATAATTCGGAAGTTGTTTTATTTAGTATCGATGGTCAAATTTTGTCGGCACCGATAACGTCGACGGAGGAAAATACGGAAAATGTTCAATTGAGTACGCCTCAGTTTCATTTGGGCCCTGTTGAAACCCCGGAATTTGGGAATGATTTGGAGTTTAGTAATGAATCTACTTGGGCTCATTATTTAAGTGATTTTAACCGAGCGAAAGATAATGGTAGTGATAATAAAGTGAACTTAGAACGAGAGTTATCGATAAAAAGTGTGGTTGAAGATGGACCGAGTTTTGTTACAAAAGAGGATGTTTTTAAGAGCTGTTTGGCACTAAATGATTTGGGAAAACAAGAGAAGATCGATGATCGTGATGTAGATGTCGAAAAAGTTGGATCTTTGAATCCAGAAGTTGAAATTGGAGGGGTTGAAAAGGTAGATTCTTCTAATTTGGAggttaataatgatgaaggggttgAAAATGTTGAATCTTCTAATTTGGAGGTTAAAGGTGATGCAGGGGTTGAAAATGTTGAATCTTCAAATTTGGCGGTTAAAGGTGATGAAGGGGTTAAAAAAGTTGAATCTTCAAATTTGGAGGTTAAAGGTGATGAAGGGGTTAAAAATGATGTATCTTTAAATTTGGAGGTTAAAAGTGATGAAGTGGTTGAAAATGTTGAATCTACAAATTTGGAGGTTAAAGGTGATGAAGGGGTGGAAAAGGCGGAATCTTTAAACTTGGGGGCTAAAATTGAAAATGTAGAATCTTTGAATTTAGAGGTTAGAACCAAATCTACAGGGTTGAGTTCACTGGATATTGAACGTAAACTATCTGATGTGGAAATTATTAAAGATCAAGATCATGAAGTATCTGAATGGGTCGAAAATAGTTCAAATGGGCTTGATACTAGAGACGAGAGTGTAATTGAGATGCCGCAACAATATTCTGATGATAATCGACATTTTGATGGGCCAAGTCGCAGAG GCATCGAGTTATCTCTTTGTGGGAACTTACTTCGACCCGGTATGGGATTGAGTACAGCAGCCGACACTTTCAACGCGCACCGCATACACGAAGAAGAATTTCGAAACGCTGCGGCATCAATTATAAAAAACGACAGCTTAATAGTCAAAATCGAAGATAAATACTTCACGTTTGAAAAAGTTGCTCATATCGTTCTTGGAAAGATTGCATACGGTTTAGATTTGCCCGTTGAATCTTGTGATGCGATACCTGTGGAATTGAGTGGGGCCCGTGATGATAGTGGGCTTCCTTCGACCCCATCGCGTAGGTGGCGATTATGGCCCATTCCTTTTAGACGGGTCAAAACGCTTGACCATAATTCAAGTAACCTTTCGGGTGAAGATATTTTTCTTGATTCCGAATCGGTGTTTGACTCACCGCAACCGGTTGAAACAACGCCAACGCCTACTCATTCTCCGAAGAAACAATTTGTTAGAACAAATGCTCCCACTACCGAGCAAATAGCGTCGTTGAATTTAAAAGATGGACAAAATATGGTGTCGTTTATTTTCTCTACTAGAGTTTTGGGAGTTCAAAAG GTGGATGCTCATATTTACTTGTGGAAATGGAATGCAAGAATTGTGATTTCGGATGTTGATGGGACTATCACAAA GTCTGATGTTCTTGGTCAATTCATGCCGTTAGTTGGGAAAGATTGGACTCAATCTGGGGTAGCTAGACTCTTCTCTGCGATAAAG GAAAACGGATATCAATTATTGTTTTTAAGCGCTCGTGCAATTGTTCAAGCATATCTGACTAGAAGTTTTCTCCTTAATCTCAAGCAG GATGGGAAAGCTTTACCGAATGGTCCGGTTGTTATTTCGCCCGATGGCTTATTTCCTTCGTTGTTCCGAGAAG TTATCAGAAGAGCTCCTCATGAGTTCAAGATTGCATGTTTAGAA GACATTAAAGCTCTTTTTCCAGCTGATTACAATCCGTTTTATGCGGGTTTTGGTAACAGAGACACGGATGAACTTAGCTACAGAAAAATAGGGATTCCTAAAggaaaaatctttattattaatcCTAAG GGTGAGGTAGCCATTAGTCATCGTATGGACATGAAGGGAAAGTCTTACACATCTTTGCACACATTAGTCAACGACATGTTTCCCCCTACATCAATGATTGAGCAG GAAGATTTTAACTCGTGGAATTATTGGAGAGTACCGTTGCCGGATGTTGAATTGTAA